In Oryzias melastigma strain HK-1 linkage group LG10, ASM292280v2, whole genome shotgun sequence, the genomic window GCACCTATAGGTATAGAAATGCTTCAAGATTAAAAGGTGTGAACAGCTGATTTTATTAGGCTTTAAATGTAAAGACTGGAAGACTTCACCTTCTTCAGAGTGTCCAGATGAACATTAATAGCGATCTCTGCTCTCAGCTTGTTTGGTAAACTCCTCAGCACTTCTTGCTCATCGATTGTCTTCTGATTGGTCCACAGGTAGTCAAACCAGCGGATGACACGCTGCTCCAGGGCCTTGCTGACATGTCTGAAGTGCATGTAGTGTTTGAGTGCATCCACACGAGTTTGGAAGACTACTCTTGTGGCGTTCATGTTGGAGATCATCGACCCCACATTTCCCACAATGGAGGCAAAAATCAGAACTCCAACCTGCAGTGGGAATCATGGCGATCATGGAAAAAGACAGATTTACGCTTGATAAAGCATCCTGATGTTGACATTGTCACAATATCAAATGCTTGCAGTTATCATTTTTgcattctttcttttgtttgctaACTGTATTTGTCCTTGCACATGACAGCTCAGAGAGGAGCTTGTATGTTGAAGGTGCGTTTTAATGTATTATATTGATCTTTAGTTTTGCTGTGTACTTTGTGCCTTGTatcttttttgaaaacatacaaaactttattaaataaagttgaaatgaGAATCAGAAATAAGAATTCTATCACAATTCGTGCATTCCAGATTGATaaagtcaatttatttataggtaaagttcatttattcattGGTAAAGTCCATTCAGTCATAGGTAAAGTCCATTGATTCAATGGTAACATCAATTTATTCATTGGTCAAGTCCATGTACTTACAGTACTGGTTAAGTCCACTTATTCATTAATAAAATCTACTAGTCTATTGGTAAAGTCAATTTATTCATTGGTAATGTTCAATTTTCAtcattcaattcatttttttgttttactggtaaagtccttttatttattgtatagAGTCAGTTTTTTCTTTGGTAAAGTCCATGTATTTACAGTATAAGTAAACCcttttatttatcaataaagttatttattcattaGTAAAGACCATTTATTTATTGGTAAATTCCATCTATTTATTAGTAAAGCCCATTTACTCATTAGTCAAGTCCATTTATTTAGTATTGAgtcaatttatttattgataaagTCCATTTATTCATTAGTaaagtctatttatttatttattagtaaaGTCCATTTATTCAGTAGTTAAGtccatttatttattggtaAAGTCAATTTATTCATTCGTAAAGTCAATTTATTCATTAGtaaagttcatttatttattgtaaaaggtCAGTGATTCATTAATaaagtcaaattattttaatgataaagtccctactttatttgttttggaaCTACTGTAAGTCATACTAGCATGGGGCATCATTGGGTAGTTGTCATTGGGTTAAATGCGGGAAAACTATTGGTCAAATAAGATTGTTTAGTTGGGTCACTGCAAAGAAGTGTATAACAAGTATATTAATGTAAGTATTGCAATACCTTCAGTTTAgtgaaaaagcataaattgaGTATGTTGTTTGCAAGACGTTTAGCGATCTTACCAAAAAGTCAAATATCAAGAAGAGATATTCCTCATCTCTCTCAGGAGGAGGAGTCTCTCCGATGGTGGTGAGTGTCAGGGTGGACCAGTATAGACAGTAAATGTAGCTTCGAGTCAGGGATCCAAATTCTGGGTCTGAAGCATTTGGGTAAACCCACGAGTCTGAACCGAGACCCAGAACTTTGGAGAAGCTGTAGTACACACAAGCATTCCAGTGGATGATCACCAGGATGTAGAGAACCAGTTTGCAAATGCGGAAAGTGTTTGGGTAGCTCGTCCTCGTCTCTGTTCGCTCAAAGAGCTCAAACAAACGAGACAGTCGTAACAGGCGGTTGAACCGTAGAAGAGGCGTGTAGCTCATTCCAACTAGCAGGTACAGCAGGTCGGTTGGAAGGATGGAGCAGATGTCGAGTTTACTCTGTAGTGTGTGGATGTAGGTCTCTCTGAGGCGCCGCACATCCTTTACCAGCAAGCCCTGATCCAAGAAACCTTCACACAGAGGAAGGGATCAGTACAATCACCATTTCCACGGAAAAGCTTTTATCTGCTGGAAAATATAAATTCACTCAAGAACCTGTGTGGAGGCGAACGGCAATGTCCAAGATATAAACTCCATCACAGATGTAGTCCAGCACCAGCCACACCAGAACATTCCTCATCTGGAGCTCATCAAAACAGGCCCTTCAGGAACACAGAGAATCAGAGCAGCATGGCACACATAACGAACAACACATTCGATCAGAAACAGTACTGGAACAATCGCTCCGTTCTGTCCGAATGTTGAACATTGAGTCCTCCtgttcatagaaaaatgtatgtttttgctctggcagagttttctttttccgAGAGACACAGAGAGCAAACctgttgttgattttattttttcaagtacaAAATGCTCGAGTAGATCATTTTAATTGAGTCTTTacttaagccttagtcacaactgggCCAAAAAGTAGGCAAACCAGTTCAGGAGACACGTGTGGCCCtaaatatcaaggtcgtagacaGCTCAGTGAGCctgtagagtgaaaatgttcatgcatttttttgctaTGGGCATGCAAACCCGGGTTGTATCAAACTCAGGTGGGTCGtatggatttttcatttctgactCATTTATGTTTTCCTTAAATTTGGGTGCCTTTTGGTTTACCCTGGTGCATTTCCCGTAGTAATTAATAaagtaaatgaataaagttttattctcatAAGTTCTGATtactaaaaactacaattcccagagcctTTTCACATTTGGTATCATTGAAAAGTCTTTTATATCCTCGGTAGATGTCAAAAAGAGTTCCTTTGGTAGTATGCAGTGTTTGGGAGATATTCAGtcctaaaaaaatgtcctcaaacTAGGACACATTTACATTCCTGGTATCAGGAGAATAAAAACcgatttaatatttgttttagaagtatagaaaacaaaattaaccatgtactaaaaaaactaatgaTTTCCCACCTGACTACTAGAAGTGTCCAATTATAAAAAACTGCCAGACCGATCACTATCAGCCAGTAGTAGTATGCATCATCTGATGGGGATAAAACCACTAAATGACACTTCTTCATCCTGACatatgaaatgaaaaacaggGAGACAGGATTAAAGGTGTGTTGGTAGATTTggtagagattttttttttttatatttcatccTCACGTGCATCTGCTGCGCCTGGTTTCATTCTCCGCGTCAGAGTCTGTGCGACTGAGCCTGCTGGGAGGACCCGGCACGTCCATGTTGGCTGGGCCCCTGAAACGCTCCAGAAACGAATCGGGTCGCTCCGTTTCATCCACCAAACTCTTATGAGCCCACTCTCTCAGAGTCATCACCATGCTGACTATCCTGAAGGTAAGCAGAGAAAGGATCCATCAAAGGCTGAAAAAcatcattcattcttttttactttgacaagaacacaaaaaaaggaggaagtcgatctaaaaaatatacagaTAAACATCTGAATACTTCCATACCTGGACAGAGCCCCTCGGCCCCGAAAGGAATTCTGGGAGTTAATTTCCCTCCTGTCAATCGCTGCCATTCTCTGTAGCTCTGAAGACGTGTCATCACATATCGACTGTCTTCTGcaatagaacaaaaaacaaactttttggaaGAACCCATCACCATGTATTTGTTGTGTCTCTGAGGCAGAGCCTGTAAAAACTGGTGTGATAAAGTATCacctttgttaaaaagaaaaaaagaaaaccttaaagtcacactccaattttgtaatctttttttaatctattttaaagttttccttcaattatgattatgccatttcagccaaaattataataatttttaaaaacctgtgtcattttctaggccatagtttctgtagagcggcagatCAGAAATGAGCCTCTGGAATGTTGGTTGGACTGTTGGGGAGGGagtaattcaattcaatttcaaaataattttatttatatagcccaatatcacaaaaatcgcctcattgggcttcatgccagtaaGTCTGCACTCAATTCCCATCAttgtttaatcttaattttatttttatatacatgagggaaaaaatgtcctccatcatggaaAATAAACgcaacaagaaaatgttaaaaacaccaaaaattcagttttcattggagtgaatgTTCAAACAAATTATTCAgccatttaaaaactgaattttaaagtATCACATTTTCTTAATCGATAATTctatttacatgtatttttaccATTTGTTGATAACAATGTTGTGGATGCATCCCTCATATTAATGACAAATCAAAAATGAGGTCTGTACAGGTGGAGCGTGGATGTAAATCATTCCAACCACTTAAAGTCTCTTCTTCAATCATAAATTTTGTGGAATAACATTAAAGGAGCAGTTTTTCAGAATACTGACTGCTTTCAAAATCATAAcatgatataaagaaaatgctgaCTTTTCCTAAATccgaatatatatatatatatgtctgacatttattattaaaatgtcaaaatcaaatcagaatgacaatgctcagtaatgcaggcgcaaacaagacttcgctaaatactgctgggaattattgcagatttaaaaaaaaaacagctgtggggCTTCTCtaagcaggggctgatgggaagtgtagtgtagagacccaggaagtgctagtactCATCCCGCTGATGGCCAGAGTGGGGGGACGGGGGACTTTCTCttcctctattttttttgtgttttttcaagcTCTCTAAAGCTAAAATCTAGTTTACAAaaattttcaaatataaaataaataccacTAATAGAAGTTGCCATTATTTGAAAAAGGCCTGATATGATGAAtaattcatgaaataaaaattacaagCAGAATCCTTCTACTCAATTAGATCTTTTCACTATAATCTAAATTATACACAAATTTTGTCTGAGAAGTCAACATGGTTGAATCCCAGTAAGTGGCAGAATGTTGAATTTTTGTCTTGTTAAGTTGTTGTTGCATATACTATTGCAataatatatatagaaaaatttAATCTAATATAATGATATAATTACATAAGTAAAAACATTCCAATTTTAACAGtcattttggacaaaaatgttctttttcatgAAGTTTTGAGTATAATAGTCCTCTTGTAGAGTTGGGGGAGTGCGCCTGTACCTGCTCAGCGTGCTCTCAGCGCGGTCACTGTCCTCGTCCGTCCATGTTTTCACAGAGAGCCTGTGCGCATCCTGCAGCGGGCCCGTCATCCTGAGCGCTCAACACCTCAGCCACACTCAGTTTGTTTCCATGCTGTTTACAACAGCGCCTCCCACACAGGCGGGGGCACTGATACCAACATGCTCCACTGCTGTCAAAACATAAACAGCCATATTAGGGCTAATGGATCCAGGACGTGCCAGCATCTCACGGGCAGAAAAGAAAGGCTACCCAGGACGAGGTCACGTTGTGTCAGGCATCTCCACAGAAACCATAGCAACAAGCTTTATAGTAGTTATGACAACACATCCCGAGAAACAGATAGATAAATGATGTGTTTAAGTTATCAAACCTGATAATAATTCCCAGATGTTTGCAGAATTCAGCTGCTTAATCCGTCAACTccatttttctgcttcaaattcAGAACCTGTTGGACCCGAAGGACGGACGATCACACAAACGGCCTGGAATGGAATGAACAAATGTAGGCAACACAAGGAGCGATCACGTGGCCACTTGAaaaattagtcatttaaattgtaaatggtctgtgtgcgtgtgtgttggTTTTCACCCATCTGAATTCGAGAATCCTGTTTGAAGAGGTCTTTGAactgtcagtgtgtgtgttctCATGATGTCTTTGCATCTCCGTGCACACATCTGCATCACTGAGACGCGTTCTGTTATTTCAGGAACAGAGGATGCAAAATTATTCTACTAAAATATCCAATGATCATAATATGTTAAACTGAAAATGTccgctattttttttagaaaaaatattccaaCAAGATGTGATGTAGTTTATTATGAACACataatgttgctttttattataTGAATTTCAATAGTTAGATTGAagctctaaaaaatatatactgctaacacaataacataaaagcatgttttgttACTTTCTCCTTGAAGTgttctaaaatttaaatttctatCTCTAAAAGAccttaaaaatctttttgattaaaactgtaaacatgtttattaaagTATTACCTCACATCAACATGCTAAAATACTTATCTGATAACACACATACTGCTAAAAGTATTGGCCCTactcatccaaatgatcagaatcaggtgttctAATCACTTGGCCTGACCCCAGGTGTATGAAATCCAGCACTCAGACAggttttttacaaacatttggtAATGAATGTTCAgctctcaggagctcagtgaatttcagcgtggaactgtcataggatgccacctgtgcaacaaatcaAATCgagaaatgtcctaaatattcaTATTACAGTTGACTGTCAGCTCTACTGTAACAAactggaagagtttgggaacaacagcaactcagccaCCATGTggtaaactgatggagagaggtCAGTAGATGCTGACCCAATAAATGCAAAGAGGTCACAGACTTTCTGcacatgtgaccttcagattagcccTAGCACAGTACACAGAGGGCTTCATGGACTGGGTTTCCATGGCCAAGCAGCTGCATCAAGCCACATAAGTGCAATGCAAAGTGTTGGATGCcaccactggactctagagcagtggagacgccttctctggagggatgaatcatctggaaatctgatggacgaatctgggtttggaggttacagGACAACGGCCCATTTCGGCCGTGGTGAAGCGGCCCGTCGACTCCtgaagattgcgggttcgattcccgtcttgcccacccatgtgtcaaagtgtcctggggcaagacacctaaccccaaattgcctctggtgtaAGGTTGGCGCTAGTGTTCGGCAGCTGAGCAACCGCCATTGTGTGATTGGGTCTGTGACtttgaagcgctttgggccctcaaaggagggtagCAAACGCTATGCAAGTATTCGCCATTTGCATAGGATACCAAAACGTTTTGGACAATCTGATGTGGATGAACTGGACCggcctgcacagagtcctgacctgaaccccatagaacacctttgggatgaattagagtgGAGAcagagagccagaccttctccaccaacatcaatgtgtgacctgaccaatgggCTTCTGGAAGAATGGTCCAGAATTCCTATAGACAAACTCCTCAACCTTGGGGTTCCCAGAAGAGTTGGACCGACTTCACACTGAACTCTATGGGTTCGGAATGTTAGGAATGAGTCAAGGCAGGTTAGCCAATACTGTTGGTAATATAGTCAATATTtagatatacatttatttttggtgttatttagtttattttgactACTTAAAGTAAACCAAATCTAATTTCAAGCCTGTCCTGGCTTCCAAGTCataaaaactcagtttaaaaaaaatctttgctcccttaaaaatgtgattttgtccaccgcaaaaaaacataattcaaataaaacctGCAGAACATTTGGTTTTGTGCTCAGGAATGAGAACTGGTGCAAGATCCATCATGTCAAGatgagtaaaaaaacattttgggaaGATTTAGTGATGAACATCATGTAAAGTAAAATGATGACTAATACATACAAGGTTTTGCTTCTTATTTGAgttaaacatttactttgtaTTATTGTGCACTTTTAATAAAAGGAGCATGTGTATTTCTGCTGCTATTAAACCTTCAGAGAAGGACACTTTTACCTTGTAATTTAGTGTTCTTAGAGCCTCAGACATCCATAACAGTGTATTCcaaatgggtaaaaaaaaacattttacacaaacaccaggcaaattaaaagataaaatcatgttttattcaaaattaaattgtacatatgatttttttctcaattatttAATAATTCCTTTTGATGACAAATTATGTGAGATGGTAATGTTTTctgcaaataaacattttaacacaaacatcCATTTTCAGCTCTACAGAAATATTGCATTCAATAGATTCAAAAGTTTGAGACAATATTTTATTGTGGAGAGCACAGCAGTAGTATTTCTCACAGcaggtatttttaacatttgatttgCTTTACAGGACATCTTATAAGTTTCATGTTAACAGAAACTTCATGTGCAAACaggctgcatttttttgttcaagagcagctgcattttattttttagttctaAAAATATGTCActaataattttagaaaaatgagctaaaaactaaattttttagggttttgtccaaatttgaaatgtttaaaggaaaaagaagagcCAGAAAAGGGCAAATGTAATTTTCAatttgtaaagtttgtttttaaatgcatttatttattagtgaactctaaaaaaaaaaaaagctaaaaatatcaaattattttgcatttatttggtCTTAGCAGGATCANNNNNNNNNNNNNNNNNNNNNNNNNNNNNNNNNNNNNNNNNNNNNNNNNNNNNNNNNNNNNNNNNNNNNNNNNNNNNNNNNNNNNNNNNNNNNNNNNNNNNNNNNNNNNNNNNNNNNNNNNNNNNNNNNNNNNNNNNNNNNNNNNNNNNNNNNNNNNNNNNNNNNNNNNNNNNNNNNNNNNNNNNNNNNNNNNNNNNNNNNNNNNNNNNNNNNNNNNNNNNNNNNNNNNNNNNNNNNNNNNNNNNNNNNNNNNNNNNNNNNNNNNNNNNNNNNNNNNNNNNNNAATTCAGTCAGCAGACTCCTCTTGCTGCTCCTCTACGCCCTCTTCATGCCCCTCCCCATCAGACAGGCGAAGATGGTCATCACCATTTTGGGGTTGACCTCCACCAAATCCTCGGGCAGAGCGTAAACTTTAGCTCCAATCTTCCTCGCCATGGAAACGGCATACCTGCATTCATCAAAAGTCATGCATTTTTCACACGACGTATTCGACggtacaaaaatataaagttaatgGGTTTATTACTTTGCATTGTCCAGTTTGTCTTCGTCCGACAGTCCGTCTCTTTTTACCAACTCAAAGTTGACGCTATGCGGCTGGATGGCATCGATGAGGTCCAGAACCGGGAGACTGCTGCTGATGGATTTATCCTGGCACAAAACGGAAATGTTAAACTAAAATTGCACATATATTCCAGTATTATTACTATTCACCTTAAAGCTTTTGATGGATGAAGTTTTGCCGGCTTCAGACAAAGTCTTGTTGACCCAAGAAATGATCAGATCATCTCCAGCAACTTCTCCGTGTCCCAGGTCTTCCAGCACATTTAGAGTGTACCTGTGGGACATTTGGGATGATAAAACTCACAAACTGTCTCCTTAttctcaaaaattaaaaaactaaatatttttaaacccaCACCACCCTCTACCTGTCATAGGATGTACTGCAAGACTAACAAAACTCCCCACAGGCCGGGATACTCAGCTCATAAAGACACAACTTTTTctgaagatgaaggaaaaatgagactaaaactgcattggtgagtatttctttagtcaaattgttaaatttaaaatatatgtgcattcgcttgtagacgactagatccatgtacgtctttgtctCCATTGCTGCCATCAATATATAATCATTGCACTTTAGGTTTCAGCTAGAAAACTGTGACAAGGAACATTGATGGTttctgggtaatgtagttatttttcaaatgagttccactgtattttttagaagaattcTATTCTTATCTCGCTGAGACAACTTCCATCCCACAAACTCGGTTTTTGATTGgtcaaataatttctttaaagacctactccaatgaaaattctgtttttggtgtttttgacctgttgcatttttctcatgatggagaacggTTTTTCTTTGTTACAACAGAGTGTTAGGgccataaaaaatgtaaaaagtaatattacaagatttaaagttgtaaatttaggactttaaatCCTGAACATTTCCatactttttttctcctaaatttgcaacttttttctcttaaattctcaagaattaaagtaaaaaaatatctttaagtcataaatttaagactttgAATCTagttaatttgagtttttttctcataaatttacaactttcttatcattaatttacaagatttaaagtcgtaaatttaggatttcaaatcttgtaaatttattagtttttttctcattacttaactagattttttttcttgtgaattggcgagatttaaagtaataaatttacgattttaaatcttgtaaatttacgactttttctcataaattcacaagatttaaagtaatacatttacaactttaaagttgtattttttgtactttaaatcttgtaaatgtatgagtttttctctcataaattcaattcaatttaaatcaattttattgatTTCACTTGGATAGTGCatattaaaagcattttttttctcgtgtttttttttctaatttttctcgtaaattcacaacttttttcttgtaaatttacgactttaaaacacgtaaatttacaagaaaaaagtcaaatatacagttttattcttgtattttaacagttacgactttattcttgtaaatgttcAAGACTTAAAGtgttaattttaaaagattttgtttgtaaactggcctaatactctgttttattttatatatatatatttttaaaaaaattaaggttaaacaaaggaatgatgggaaataagtgcaggcttactccctctccaaaagtcccgcccacaatttcgatgttatttctaatgaacttctgtcaCTCTGTCCTTGAAAATTACAcaggtttgttgattttggcaaaaaaatgacataatccagattaaaagaccattggggaTCAAAAACaatcggagtgggtcttcaaagaTGACTTTGCTGCAGTTAAGAAGGTGGAGgacatcacctcctcatcagcTGCCACACCAGCGCCAGGGTGAGAGTCTCGTTTCCATCGTACAGGTCCTGCCCTCCGATCCCCACTAGAGAAAAGCCGGCCTTTTGCTTTCCCAGCTCCACTGCGTAGTTGCAGTTCTCAATCTGTTGTTCAAGAACAGATTTGTTAATCATGCGCATGTATAAATGCTTTAGTCTTTCTCTGTGCACTGACTTTCTTCAAATGACCTCCTCCGACCCCCTTGAACGGCGGATGGTTGACTCTGCTGTTCCAGTCCACCTTCACCTTGATCTTTTCATAAAGCTGCAGGATCACCATGGCGTCCTGCAGAtccctgcacacacacacacaggttttATTCAGTTCATTGAGCTGCTGAGGCTTAACGCCGACAGAGAGGCTCTGACCCGTAGATGTGATGGACATGCGGATTGACTCCCAGAGAGTTCATCCAGTTCCTGAACGTCCTCTCTTCCCTGGATTCATCTGGGAGACAGAGATAGAAGATGTTTAGACAGAAtcaacaaaaacctttttccaTCCTCGCTCACCCTCAACGATCCACTCCTGGTTCTCTGGTTTGGTCAGAGCCGGATGTTTGTTAAAGAGCGTGGCCACGAAGGCCATGTTGAGTTTGGCATTTCCGGTGACGACGTCGGTGGCCGTCACAAACTCTCTGCAGCCCAGACGCTCGGCCTCCTTCAGCATAAGCTCCGCCCTTTTTTTAAGATCcttttcctgatgacacacagtataaaacatacttttaacccaaaaaattatacaattttttcaagtaattcatttaaaaataaaaggtaataAAAGAACCAAACTTATTTACACTTGtgtacttgtttgtacacaaaTAATATGTACTTATTTATGTACATCATGTTGGAAATATGTACATTTTCTAGTAAAAACctgatttaatttgttaaataccAGCATataaggttttattttcttttaagttaaaATCCCATTAGTTTATTCTCCACATCCCCAGTGGGAGTGGTGAGTTGCAGACACTGCTGCACTCAGCCACCATTcagtggtttaacccccccaatccaacccacTATCGTTGAGTATCAATCCCATTTggtcggcctggatttgaacgcATGACCCTCCAGTCTCAGAGCGGACGCTCTACCAAAGGCCCACTGACCGTTTACACTGATCTGTCGTAATTAGATAATATTCTTTAGCaaataaatgcttatttagaTATTTATGTGTTGACCTaaagcaaaaatgattaaatttcactttatttcaaacagaaaccagataaaattgtaaataaaataaataaaattaacctTTGGAGAGAAATAGTTCAACAATACCATAACTGCCATGTATTCTTGAgtagtttgatttaattttttttttttaaaaagacaaaaaaaaacttttctttagtAATATTGTCGAGATATTACAATTCCTgtcatattcttttttttttcaaaatattcccAACATTATAACTTCTTTTTACATGCActactttgtattttctttaaatagtttttaaacattttaaaaaataactagcCCTTTTTTTATAGAAAGTTGACTGTACTGCTACtaaaattggttttaaatgACTATCATCAATATAAACGTAAAAGCAGTTTTCAATTAGTAAAACGTTCAAAacttttgtaagaaaaaaacactttttcttaaaatattttcctttttgaagtATTAAAACAGACTGGACaataattaaatttgaaatgtgaaccttaaaaaaatctgcaggacAAAGAGATGAGTCAGTTTTTGGTTTTAGGGCTGAACATCAAGCAGGAGCGGCTCCTCCTTCCTCACTTACATAGAGACCCGTCATGTCGATCTCAACTCGAGGAACATCCTCTTTGCTGCCATCTGGAGCGATCTGCTCCAGCAGGTGGAAGTAGACTTTGGAGTcctttgaagacaaaaaaattaatataaattcaCAACCACGGCTGTTTTAGTTAGATTCCAACCTTAAACAGATCTACAAAAGCATTTAAATCCAcatttacaggtttttttttacatatataagCTGGTAACTGTCTGTTTTTGCACCTTAATGTCTGCAGAGAAGTTGGTGATGGTCATGCCGACGGTCTTCAGGTGGAAGTTGACCCaacgcagcagcagctcctcaggACTGAGCTTCATCAGAGCTTCCAGGCTTTCTCCATCCTG contains:
- the LOC112153770 gene encoding cyclic nucleotide-gated cation channel — its product is MTGPLQDAHRLSVKTWTDEDSDRAESTLSRRQSICDDTSSELQRMAAIDRREINSQNSFRGRGALSRIVSMVMTLREWAHKSLVDETERPDSFLERFRGPANMDVPGPPSRLSRTDSDAENETRRSRCTMKKCHLVVLSPSDDAYYYWLIVIGLAVFYNWTLLVVRACFDELQMRNVLVWLVLDYICDGVYILDIAVRLHTGFLDQGLLVKDVRRLRETYIHTLQSKLDICSILPTDLLYLLVGMSYTPLLRFNRLLRLSRLFELFERTETRTSYPNTFRICKLVLYILVIIHWNACVYYSFSKVLGLGSDSWVYPNASDPEFGSLTRSYIYCLYWSTLTLTTIGETPPPERDEEYLFLIFDFLVGVLIFASIVGNVGSMISNMNATRVVFQTRVDALKHYMHFRHVSKALEQRVIRWFDYLWTNQKTIDEQEVLRSLPNKLRAEIAINVHLDTLKKVRIFQDCEAGLLVELVLKLRPQVFSPGDYICRKGDVGKEMYIIKDGRLAVVRDDGVTQLAVLTAGSCFGEISILNISGSKMGNRRTANIRSLGYSDLFCLSKQDLMEALQEFPHARAQLEQRGRDILQKEGLLEEMNVSAGEALEEKVERLETSLDRLQTCLARLQSEFSSSQRRLKQRMTALEQNIPTGTNGSGFLSDADGAESFSGCEGVRSELNIRL
- the LOC112153759 gene encoding plastin-3, which gives rise to MSAKVSAEEMEEIREGFQKVDVDGNGYICAKELGDLFREVGCPLPGYQIRELLQRLDRDKDSRISFDEFTTIFKEMKDDRMAQGFRKALNKKEGIVAIGGTSEISSEGTQHSISEQERFAFTNYINTALEKDPDCKHFLPINPNTGALFKAVGDGILLCKLINLSVPDTIDERTINKKKLTAFTTQENLNLALNSASAIGCQVVNIGAQDLKEGKPHLVLGLLWQIIKIGLFAKIQLSRNEAIAALLQDGESLEALMKLSPEELLLRWVNFHLKTVGMTITNFSADIKDSKVYFHLLEQIAPDGSKEDVPRVEIDMTGLYEKDLKKRAELMLKEAERLGCREFVTATDVVTGNAKLNMAFVATLFNKHPALTKPENQEWIVEDESREERTFRNWMNSLGVNPHVHHIYGDLQDAMVILQLYEKIKVKVDWNSRVNHPPFKGVGGGHLKKIENCNYAVELGKQKAGFSLVGIGGQDLYDGNETLTLALVWQLMRRYTLNVLEDLGHGEVAGDDLIISWVNKTLSEAGKTSSIKSFKDKSISSSLPVLDLIDAIQPHSVNFELVKRDGLSDEDKLDNAKYAVSMARKIGAKVYALPEDLVEVNPKMVMTIFACLMGRGMKRA